Proteins encoded in a region of the Nicotiana tomentosiformis chromosome 9, ASM39032v3, whole genome shotgun sequence genome:
- the LOC138898714 gene encoding uncharacterized protein: protein MWALKKLNLEWDVAANLWVEQLNELDEFRFHAYSSSSLYKDKMKYLHDKYARNKEFKEGDLVLLFNSRLRLFSRKLKSKWSGPFEVVHVTPFGALDLKNKNGEIFRVIVHRVKHYLGKFDDSHVVALINFQ, encoded by the coding sequence atgtgggcgctcaagaagttaaaccttgaatgggatgtagcagcCAACCTCTGGGTAGAGCAGctcaatgaacttgatgaattccggtttcATGCTTATTCtagctcgtccttgtataaggacaagatgaagtacttacatgacaaatatgcccggaacaaagaattcaaggagggtgacttggttcttctatttaACTCCCGGTTACGTTTGTTTTCGagaaagctcaagtcaaaatggagtggcccctttgaggtggtgcacgtgactccgtttggtgctcttgacttgaaaaacaaaaatggtgaaatcttcaGGGTTATTGtgcaccgagtgaagcattacctcGGCAAGTTTGATGACAGCCATGTGGTGGCCTTGATCAATTTCCAATGA